Proteins from a single region of Flavobacterium sp. YJ01:
- a CDS encoding glycoside hydrolase family 43 protein: protein MIQNPILKGFNPDPSICRVGDDYYIATSTFEWFPGVQIHHSKDLKNWKVVAHPLNRISQLDMKGVPDSCGVWAPCLSYKNGVFYLVYTNVKSFDGVWKDTPNYVVTTNDILGDWSEPVYLTSAGFDGSFFHDNDGKTWYINMLVDHRNGKFFGGIELQEYDTEVQKLVGEIFYLTSGTDLGFTEGPHLYKRNGYYYLILAEGGTEYGHAETVMRSRNISGPYENHPENPILTARNSPEYELQKAGHASFVETQNGDWYVAFLVSRPLTVQGRCILGRETAIEEIVWKNDWPYLNSGSNLPRLEIPSPNLQEVFFDESLEKEHFDADTLPIDFQTLRIPQSEEWISLAERPGFLRLKGKESLTSTHTQALVARRLQHFKAEITASIRFEPTKFQHLAGLVLYYNTGHYHYLHITKSGNQKILSIVSCCNYKIIEQKEIIIVTGIQEILLRATINHDKLQFLFSKDGNHFEKIGEKLDMSILSDDYVRDESERYRPAFTGCLVGLCCQDLATNSVHADFDWFEYKILDC, encoded by the coding sequence ATGATTCAGAACCCAATCTTAAAAGGTTTCAATCCAGATCCTTCAATTTGTAGAGTTGGAGATGATTATTACATCGCAACATCCACATTTGAATGGTTTCCAGGCGTGCAGATTCATCATTCAAAAGATCTTAAAAATTGGAAAGTAGTTGCGCATCCGCTCAATCGAATTTCTCAATTAGATATGAAAGGAGTTCCCGATTCCTGCGGAGTTTGGGCGCCTTGTTTGTCTTATAAAAATGGTGTTTTTTATTTGGTTTACACGAATGTAAAATCGTTTGACGGCGTTTGGAAAGACACACCAAATTATGTTGTAACGACAAATGATATTTTAGGAGATTGGAGCGAACCAGTTTACTTGACATCAGCGGGTTTTGACGGTTCTTTTTTTCATGATAATGATGGAAAAACTTGGTACATTAATATGTTGGTCGATCACAGAAATGGAAAATTTTTTGGAGGAATCGAACTTCAGGAATATGATACAGAAGTACAAAAATTAGTTGGAGAAATTTTCTATTTAACGTCAGGAACTGATTTAGGTTTTACCGAAGGTCCGCATTTATATAAACGAAACGGCTATTATTATTTAATTCTTGCCGAAGGCGGAACAGAATATGGTCATGCAGAAACCGTTATGCGTTCTAGAAACATTTCTGGACCTTATGAAAATCATCCAGAAAACCCGATTTTAACAGCGAGAAATTCGCCAGAATATGAATTGCAAAAAGCGGGACACGCTTCTTTTGTAGAAACTCAAAATGGAGATTGGTATGTTGCATTTTTGGTAAGTCGACCGCTAACTGTTCAGGGAAGATGTATTTTAGGAAGAGAAACCGCAATTGAAGAAATTGTTTGGAAAAACGATTGGCCATATTTGAATTCAGGTTCCAATTTACCTCGTTTAGAAATTCCTTCTCCAAACTTACAAGAAGTTTTTTTTGACGAAAGTCTTGAAAAAGAGCATTTTGATGCTGATACATTGCCGATAGATTTTCAAACCTTAAGAATCCCACAATCAGAAGAATGGATTTCTTTGGCAGAACGTCCAGGATTTTTAAGATTAAAAGGAAAAGAATCTCTCACGTCTACACATACGCAAGCGTTGGTAGCGAGAAGATTACAGCATTTTAAAGCAGAAATTACGGCTTCGATACGTTTTGAACCGACTAAGTTTCAGCATTTAGCTGGTTTGGTTTTGTATTATAATACAGGACATTATCATTATTTGCATATAACGAAAAGTGGAAATCAAAAGATTCTTTCTATTGTTAGCTGTTGTAATTATAAAATAATTGAACAAAAAGAAATTATTATCGTGACGGGAATTCAAGAAATACTTCTGAGAGCAACCATTAACCATGATAAATTGCAATTTCTATTTAGTAAGGATGGAAATCATTTTGAAAAAATCGGAGAAAAACTAGATATGAGCATTTTGTCAGATGATTATGTTCGTGACGAAAGCGAACGTTACCGTCCAGCTTTTACGGGATGTTTGGTCGGATTGTGTTGTCAAGATTTGGCAACGAATTCTGTTCATGCCGATTTTGATTGGTTTGAGTATAAGATTTTAGATTGTTGA
- a CDS encoding sugar porter family MFS transporter, whose translation MKKSIFAAFVVSLGGFLFGFDAGIISGVMSYVGPEFNLNDFQTGWVVSSPSFTAMFAMLISGRLSDIIGRKKLLILAAFLYALSIVLSAYSFSYEMLYIARMIGGIAFGIALVIAPTYIAEVSLAENRGKLVSIQQLNIVLGFFAAFLSNYYINYLYTSGQTSFLTEANVWRWMLGIVIIPSIIYYIFLFFVPESPRWLFTQKRDDEAKKVLISMHGIEKAKLETETILESLKEDNQNTEKLKIKDLFKPALKFVFTVGLVIGILQQITGINAIYFYATSIFKQTGIGNDASFSSGVLLSFITVAFTIVAMFLIDKMGRRPLLLVGIAGIAISMALCAYGFKEAKYQLTLDKITLLENSIAVKLKPIAGKIYENDIAFKNEMKTLLGDQIYAKNEGTILEMATQMNAVLVLVGVMGFIACFAFSLGPVMWVLLSELYPNRYRGLAIGVIGFVNGFVSWIVQQVFPWELSNLGNAFTFSIFGGIALIGFFILYKILPETKGKSLEQIEIDFVK comes from the coding sequence ATGAAAAAATCAATATTTGCCGCTTTTGTAGTTTCTTTAGGAGGATTTTTGTTTGGTTTTGATGCCGGAATTATTTCTGGAGTCATGTCTTACGTTGGTCCCGAATTTAATCTGAACGATTTTCAAACAGGCTGGGTGGTAAGTTCACCTTCTTTTACGGCAATGTTTGCCATGCTGATTTCAGGACGTTTAAGCGATATAATCGGAAGAAAAAAATTACTGATTCTTGCCGCTTTTTTATATGCTTTATCCATCGTTTTGTCTGCTTATAGTTTTTCTTATGAAATGCTTTATATCGCCCGTATGATTGGCGGAATCGCATTTGGAATTGCTTTGGTAATTGCGCCAACTTATATTGCAGAAGTTTCTTTGGCAGAAAACAGAGGAAAATTAGTTTCCATTCAGCAACTCAATATTGTATTAGGATTTTTTGCTGCTTTTTTGAGCAATTATTACATCAATTATCTGTATACTTCTGGGCAAACAAGTTTTCTAACAGAAGCAAATGTTTGGCGTTGGATGCTCGGAATTGTTATTATTCCGTCTATTATCTATTATATTTTCTTGTTTTTTGTGCCAGAAAGTCCGCGTTGGTTGTTTACCCAAAAAAGAGATGATGAAGCTAAAAAAGTTTTGATTTCCATGCATGGAATAGAAAAAGCCAAATTAGAAACTGAAACTATTTTAGAAAGTTTAAAAGAAGACAATCAAAATACGGAAAAACTAAAAATAAAAGACCTTTTTAAACCCGCATTAAAATTCGTTTTTACGGTCGGATTGGTCATTGGAATTTTACAGCAGATTACCGGAATTAATGCAATTTACTTTTACGCAACATCTATTTTTAAACAAACCGGAATTGGCAATGATGCATCTTTTTCTTCGGGAGTTCTGTTGAGTTTTATAACAGTAGCTTTTACGATTGTAGCCATGTTTTTAATTGATAAAATGGGACGTCGTCCTTTATTATTAGTTGGTATTGCTGGAATTGCAATTAGTATGGCTTTATGCGCGTACGGATTTAAAGAAGCAAAATATCAATTAACTTTAGATAAAATAACGCTTTTAGAAAATTCAATTGCAGTAAAGTTAAAACCGATTGCAGGTAAAATTTACGAGAATGATATTGCATTTAAAAACGAAATGAAAACGCTTTTAGGGGATCAGATTTATGCTAAAAATGAAGGGACAATTTTAGAAATGGCAACTCAAATGAATGCTGTTTTGGTTTTGGTTGGCGTAATGGGATTTATTGCCTGTTTTGCCTTTTCGCTTGGGCCAGTAATGTGGGTTTTATTATCCGAATTATATCCAAATCGTTACCGTGGTTTGGCAATTGGCGTAATCGGTTTTGTAAACGGATTTGTAAGCTGGATTGTTCAGCAGGTTTTTCCTTGGGAATTATCCAATTTAGGCAATGCATTTACCTTCTCTATTTTTGGAGGAATTGCATTAATCGGTTTCTTCATATTGTATAAAATCTTGCCCGAAACCAAAGGAAAATCATTAGAACAAATAGAAATTGATTTCGTAAAATAA
- a CDS encoding RagB/SusD family nutrient uptake outer membrane protein produces the protein MKIKYIKDSILAFSMLLMLNSCSEDFLTIEPTTQLTADAIQTDSDFEALVNAAYDPLRWQVDGAATRHMYPVMFQDMRADNVVSQWATFWVAGQAFDKNPIAPNNPSVEGMWKKWYTMISRANTAIGIITETEKIKDEAFKNQLIAQAKFLRGFAYFELVKHFGGVPLITEYIKDASYNFKKPKATAAEVYVQIEKDLLDAAQTLPTVAAKKGRATKGAAYAFLAKANLYQKDYNETVKYCEEVMKLGYSLEEKFEDNWDLNNEYGKESIFEIGYISGSLYNNFEGGQSYSNQGSSTHQMFGFLFNSSVGNSAVGNSVPRQELIDFYDNSDRRKEYTFITPQTIVRGGRGAISCNCSTNPDGSINFATEGQWVFGTDTYNYFWPTGTAAFKSKASMYKYWIPPAVQDGLQNYADSPLNEKIIRYADVLLMHAEATLMGGTGVLSGASSYKLVTERAYGAGNPKIPAYTLQGVKDERRRELATEGWDRYTDLVRWSDAKAALEAVGKVFVVGRDELLPIPASEIQQVGATVLIQNPGY, from the coding sequence ATGAAAATTAAATATATAAAAGATAGCATTTTAGCATTTTCGATGTTATTGATGCTCAACAGCTGTTCTGAAGATTTCTTAACCATAGAACCAACAACTCAGTTAACAGCAGATGCCATTCAAACCGATTCAGATTTTGAAGCTTTGGTAAATGCAGCTTACGATCCGTTGCGTTGGCAAGTAGATGGTGCCGCGACAAGACATATGTATCCAGTTATGTTTCAGGATATGAGAGCAGACAATGTGGTTTCGCAATGGGCAACGTTTTGGGTTGCTGGTCAGGCTTTTGATAAAAACCCGATTGCGCCAAATAATCCGAGCGTGGAAGGAATGTGGAAAAAATGGTACACGATGATTTCGAGAGCCAATACGGCAATTGGAATAATTACAGAAACTGAAAAAATAAAAGATGAAGCTTTTAAAAATCAGCTTATTGCGCAAGCCAAATTTTTACGTGGATTCGCTTATTTCGAATTAGTGAAACATTTTGGAGGCGTTCCTTTAATTACAGAATATATAAAAGATGCTTCTTATAATTTTAAAAAGCCAAAAGCTACAGCCGCAGAAGTTTATGTGCAGATTGAAAAAGATTTATTAGATGCAGCTCAGACTTTACCAACGGTTGCGGCAAAAAAAGGAAGAGCAACAAAAGGCGCGGCTTATGCTTTTTTAGCGAAAGCCAATTTATATCAGAAAGATTATAATGAAACCGTTAAATATTGCGAAGAAGTAATGAAATTAGGTTATTCGTTAGAAGAAAAATTTGAAGACAATTGGGATTTGAATAATGAATATGGAAAAGAATCGATTTTTGAAATTGGTTACATCAGCGGTTCTTTATACAATAATTTTGAAGGCGGGCAGAGTTACTCAAATCAAGGTTCTTCAACACATCAAATGTTCGGATTTTTGTTTAATAGTTCGGTTGGAAACAGCGCTGTCGGAAATAGTGTTCCAAGGCAAGAATTGATTGATTTTTATGATAATTCTGACCGAAGAAAAGAATACACTTTTATAACACCACAAACAATTGTAAGAGGCGGAAGAGGCGCTATTTCTTGTAATTGCAGTACCAATCCAGACGGCTCAATCAATTTTGCTACAGAAGGACAGTGGGTTTTTGGAACCGATACTTACAATTATTTCTGGCCAACTGGAACGGCAGCTTTCAAATCTAAAGCAAGTATGTACAAATATTGGATTCCGCCTGCAGTTCAAGACGGTTTGCAAAATTATGCGGACTCTCCATTAAATGAAAAAATCATTCGTTATGCAGATGTGCTTTTAATGCATGCTGAAGCCACATTAATGGGCGGAACAGGCGTTTTAAGCGGAGCAAGTTCTTATAAATTAGTAACCGAAAGAGCTTACGGAGCAGGAAATCCGAAAATTCCAGCTTACACTTTGCAAGGGGTTAAAGATGAAAGAAGAAGAGAATTGGCAACAGAAGGTTGGGACAGATATACCGATTTAGTGCGCTGGAGCGATGCTAAAGCTGCTCTCGAAGCGGTTGGAAAAGTTTTTGTTGTGGGAAGAGACGAATTATTGCCAATTCCAGCATCAGAAATTCAGCAAGTGGGAGCGACCGTTTTAATTCAAAATCCAGGATATTAG